Proteins encoded by one window of Vigna radiata var. radiata cultivar VC1973A chromosome 5, Vradiata_ver6, whole genome shotgun sequence:
- the LOC106760913 gene encoding dof zinc finger protein DOF5.6: MGLSSLHVCMDSSDHWLQGTIHEESGMDSSSSPSGDMLTCSRPMIERRLRPPHDQALKCPRCDSTHTKFCYYNNYSLSQPRYFCKTCRRYWTKGGTLRNIPVGGGCRKNKKVSAKKSNDHPLVNTQISQTQPPPSSYHHNPKDLQLSFPDVQFSHLSNLLGTNAGSLGNPSFMEAKYGIGMIENPRPIDFMMESKLEGIIGSGSSRNFDFFGNSDMGMGAGLGDMHANAQNGLPPNFHGLCPSAFGGISMSLDGNNTANGANNYLMDSCQRLMLPYDANEDHNASIDVKPNPKQLLSLEWQEQGCSDAGKDSFGYLNGPGSWTGMMNGYGSSTTNPLV, from the exons ATGGGGTTATCTTCTTTGCACGTCTGCATGGATTCATCAGATCATTGGTTGCAG GGCACAATTCACGAGGAGTCTGGAAtggattcttcttcttcaccctctGGGGATATGCTTACATGCTCAAGGCCCATGATAGAGAGGAGGCTAAGACCCCCACATGACCAAGCTCTAAAGTGCCCCAGGTGTGACTCAACCCACACCAAGTTCTGCTACTACAACAACTACAGTCTCTCTCAGCCAAGGTACTTCTGCAAGACCTGCAGAAGGTACTGGACCAAAGGAGGCACTCTTAGGAACATTCCTGTTGGTGGAGGCTGCAGAAAGAACAAGAAAGTCTCTGCAAAAAAATCCAATGACCACCCATTAGTTAACACTCAAATTAGTCAAACACAGCCCCCACCCTCCTCCTACCATCACAACCCCAAAGACCTTCAACTCTCTTTTCCAGACGTACAATTTTCCCACCTCAGCAACTTGCTTGGGACCAATGCAGGATCACTGGGAAACCCTAGCTTTATGGAGGCTAAGTATGGTATTGGCATGATCGAGAACCCTAGGCCAATTGACTTCATGATGGAGAGCAAGTTGGAGGGCATAATTGGGAGTGGTAGTTCTaggaattttgatttttttggaaATAGTGACATGGGCATGGGTGCTGGGCTAGGAGATATGCATGCTAATGCTCAAAATGGGTTGCCACCAAATTTTCACGGTCTTTGCCCCTCAGCTTTTGGTGGCATTTCTATGTCCCTTGATGGCAACAACACTGCCAATGGTGCTAATAACTACTTAATGGACTCTTGCCAACGCTTGATGCTGCCATATGATGCCAATGAAGACCATAATGCCTCAATTGATGTGAAGCCAAACCCTAAACAGCTATTGTCCCTCGAATGGCAAGAGCAGGGTTGCTCTGATGCTGGCAAAGACTCCTTTGGGTATCTCAACGGTCCAGGATCATGGACTGGCATGATGAACGGCTATGGATCTTCCACCACAAACCCTTTGGTCTAA
- the LOC106762250 gene encoding pantothenate kinase 2 has protein sequence MAASLEKEQQRNQVIGIIEEEKLQKQESKGSNKITRTQLESGEGEREMTPTAANSMHRSGSRPQLDVSKAEIQGNEEEKYPTILLPNQSDDLSHLALDIGGSLIKLVYFSRHENQSVDDKRKRSVKERLGFSKGNRRSYPILGGRLHFVKFETRKINECLDFIHSKQLHCGGLEPCYSDGVTDQNGIIKATGGGAYKYADLFKERLGVSLDKEDEMDCLVAGANFLLKAIRHEAFTHMEGQKEFVQIEPNDLFPYLLVNIGSGVSMIKVDGDGKFERISGTNVGGGTYWGLGRLLTKCKSFDELLELSQKGDNRSMDMLVGDIYGGLDYSKIGLSASTIASSFGKTISEKKELEEYRPEDISLSLLRMISYNIGQIAYLNALRFRLKRIFFGGFFIRGHAYTMDTISFAVHFWSNGEAQAMFLRHEGFLGALGAFMSYEKHGLDDLMVHQLVERFPMGAPYTGGKIHGPPLGNLNEKISWMEKFLRKGTEITAPVPMTPLAGTTGLGGFEVPLSKGSTLRSDASALSVGVLHLVPTLEVFPLLADPKLYEPNTIDLSDNNELEYWLTILSEHLSDLVDKAVASEGGTDDAKRRGDAFARAFSAHLARLMEEPSAYGKLGLANLLEMREECLREFHFVDAYRSIKQRENEASLAVLPDLLVELDSMDEESRLLTLIEGVLAANIFDWGSRACVDLYHKGTIIEIYRMSRNKMHRPWRVDDFDDFKERMLGTKNKKNTRHKRALLFVDNSGADIVLGMLPLARELLRRGTEVVLVANSLPALNDVTAMELPDIIAEAAKHCDILRRAAEVGGLLVDAMINTSNSSIENSSSVPLMVVENGCGSPCIDLRQVSSELAAAAKDADLLILEGMGRALHTNLNARFKCDALKLAMVKNQRLAEKLVKGDIYDCICKYEPVS, from the exons ATGGCTGCTTCTTTAGAAAAGGAACAGCAACGAAACCAAGTTATTGGAATTATCGAAGAAGAGAAATTGCAGAAGCAGGAGAGTAAGGGCAGCAATAAAATCACACGCACGCAATTGGAGAGCGGCGAAGGGGAAAGAGAGATGACTCCTACGGCTGCCAATTCCATGCACAGGTCTGGTTCGAGGCCTCAACTTGATGTGAGCAAAGCTGAGATTCAAGGGAATGAGGAGGAGAAGTATCCAACCATTTTGTTGCCTAATCAATCTGATGATTTGTCTCACCTAGCACTTGACATTggag GATCTCTAATAAAGTTGGTGTACTTTTCAAGACATGAAAACCAATCAGTGGATGAtaaaaggaagagaagtgtAAAAGAGCGACTGGGGTTTTCTAAGGGTAACAGGAGAAGCTACCCTATCCTTGGTGGAAGGCTACACTTTGTGAAGTTTGAAACGAGAAAGATTAATGAGTGCTTGGATTTCATTCATTCAAAGCAGCTTCACTGTGGTG GGTTGGAGCCATGTTACTCTGATGGTGTGACTGACCAGAATGGTATAATTAAG GCTACTGGTGGTGGAGCATACAAGTACGCTGACCTTTTCAAAGAAAGACTTGGGGTTAGTCTtgacaaagaagatgaaatggACTGCCTTGTGGCTGGAGCTAACTTCTTGCTTAAG GCAATTCGTCATGAAGCTTTCACACACATGGAGGGCcaaaaagagtttgttcaaatTGAACCCAATGATTTATTCCCTTATCTTCTGGTTAATATTGGATCTGGTGTTAGTATGATCAAg GTTGATGGAGATGGGAAATTTGAGAGGATTAGTGGGACAAATGTTGGGGGTGGTACTTATTGGGGCTTGGGAAGACTTTTAACAAAGTGCAAGAG TTTTGATGAGTTGCTTGAGCTGAGTCAGAAAGGAGATAATAGAAGTATGGACATGCTAGTTGGGGATATATATGGGGGTTTGGACTATTCTAAG ATTGGCCTATCAGCTTCCACTATTGCCTCAAGTTTTGGCAAAACAATATCAGAAAAAAAGGAGCTTGAAGAATACAGACCTGAAGATATATCACTTTCTCTTCTAAGGATGATTTCATACAATATTGGTCAG ATAGCTTACTTGAATGCATTGCGATTTCGGTTGAAGAGAATCTTTTTTGGTGGATTTTTTATAAGGGGTCATGCCTATACCATGGACACTATTTCTTTTGCTGTACATTTCTG GTCAAATGGAGAAGCACAAGCAATGTTCTTGCGACATGAAGGATTTCTTGGAGCTTTAGGTGCATTTATGAGTTATGAGAAGCATGGTTTAGATGACCTCATGGTTCATCAGTTGGTGGAAAGGTTTCCAATGGGTGCTCCGTATACAGGAGGCAAGATTCATGGCCCACCACTTGGAAATTTGAATGAGAAG ATTTCGTGGATGGAGAAGTTTTTGCGGAAGGGAACTGAGATTACTGCACCCGTGCCAATGACTCCACTTGCTGGAACTACTGGACTTGGGGGTTTTGAGGTTCCTTTGTCAAAAGGAAGTACTCTGCGATCTGATGCAAGTGCTCTAAGTGTCGGTGTTCTCCACCTAGTACCAACATTGGAGGTGTTTCCATTACTAGCAGACCCAAAATT GTATGAGCCAAATACAATTGACCTATCTGATAACAATGAACTAGa ATATTGGCTCACCATTTTATCAGAGCATTTGTCAGATCTTGTGGACaag GCAGTAGCAAGTGAAGGTGGAACTGATGATGCAAAGAGAAGGGGTGATGCTTTTGCTCGTGCATTTTCAGCCCACTTGGCAAG GTTGATGGAGGAGCCTTCCGCATATGGGAAGTTAGGCCTCGCCAACCTCTTGGAAATGAGGGAAGAATGCTTGAGGGAATTCCATTTTGTTGATGCCTACAGAAGTATAAAGCAGAG GGAAAATGAGGCATCACTTGCTGTTTTACCTGACTTGCTGGTGGAACTTGATAGTATGGATGAG GAATCAAGACTGCTTACACTAATTGAAGGTGTTCTTGCGGCAAACATTTTTGACTGGGGATCTCGTGCATGTGTGGATCTCTATCATAAAGGAACTATTATTGAAATTTACAGAATGAGTCGCAACAAAATGCATAGACCTTGGCGG GTGGATGATTTTGATGACTTTAAAGAGAGAATGTTAGGgaccaaaaacaagaaaaatactCGGCACAAGAGAGCTTTACTTTTTGTAGACAACTCAGGTGCTGACATTGTTCTAGGGATGCTTCCTCTAGCTAGGGAACTCCTCCGCCGAGGAACTGAA GTAGTGTTGGTTGCAAACTCTCTTCCTGCTTTAAATGATGTAACTGCAATGGAGCTTCCTGACATCATAGCTGAGGCTGCCAAG CATTGTGACATTCTAAGGCGAGCTGCTGAAGTTGGAGGCTTGCTTGTGGATGCAATGATTAATACTTCAAACAGCTCTATAGAAAATTCATCTTCAGTCCCTTTGATGGTTGTCGAGAACGGGTGTGGTAGTCCATGTATAGACTTAAGACAGGTCAGCTCTGAGCTAGCTGCTGCCGCAAAAGATGCTGATCTG TTAATTTTGGAAGGGATGGGTAGAGCTCTTCATACCAACCTCAATGCTCGGTTTAAGTGTGATGCTTTAAAG CTTGCTATGGTGAAAAATCAGAGATTGGCTGAAAAATTGGTTAAAGGGGACATATACGACTGTATTTGCAAATACGAACCTGTTAGTTAA